The proteins below are encoded in one region of Acidobacteriota bacterium:
- a CDS encoding nicotinate phosphoribosyltransferase has product MAQAYLEEGLTADAAFELFVRDTPPRRNFLLFAGLAPAVESLAAFTFDPSSLEYLDSLGLFRKSFLDYLARYRFRGALRSLPEGTPFFPGEPVLEVRGPLPDVQIVETVLMNRIHAHTVIASKAVRVVLAARADGRPRTVVDFGLRRAHGPSAGLALARSSYIAGAAGTSNLQAGRLLGIPVFGTMAHSYVQAHESEEEAFRAFARLYPGTTLLIDTYDTIRGLGRAIRAARAAGPGAVRAVRIDSGDLERLARRCRRELDAAGMSDVRIFASGGLDEDRIAELVRRGAPIDGFGVGTRLAVPQDAPAFEFAYKLVEYAGRPRRKLSSGKTTLPGRKQVFRTEDPGGRDVVELLEAAPPPAGRPLLEPVPLRPGAGPTLGEIRERVAREIARLPARLRSLEPADPPYEVELGPALAALAAGNGTP; this is encoded by the coding sequence ATGGCCCAGGCCTACCTCGAGGAAGGCCTGACGGCCGACGCCGCCTTCGAACTGTTCGTCCGGGACACGCCGCCACGTCGGAATTTCCTGCTCTTCGCCGGCCTGGCTCCCGCCGTCGAGTCGCTGGCGGCGTTCACCTTCGACCCTTCGTCCCTCGAGTACCTCGACTCGCTCGGCCTGTTCCGCAAGAGCTTCCTCGACTACCTGGCCCGCTACCGCTTCCGGGGAGCGTTGCGCTCCCTTCCGGAGGGAACCCCCTTTTTCCCGGGGGAACCGGTGCTCGAGGTGAGGGGACCGCTTCCGGACGTCCAGATCGTCGAGACGGTCTTGATGAACCGGATTCACGCCCACACGGTGATCGCCAGCAAGGCCGTCCGGGTCGTCCTGGCAGCGCGGGCCGACGGCCGGCCGCGGACCGTGGTGGACTTCGGCCTGAGGCGCGCGCACGGGCCGTCGGCCGGACTGGCGCTCGCCCGCTCGTCGTACATCGCCGGGGCCGCCGGAACCTCCAACCTTCAGGCCGGCCGACTCCTCGGCATACCGGTCTTCGGCACCATGGCGCACAGCTACGTCCAGGCGCACGAGAGCGAGGAAGAAGCCTTCCGCGCCTTCGCCCGCCTGTACCCCGGCACGACGCTCCTGATCGACACCTACGACACGATCCGCGGCCTGGGCCGGGCGATCCGAGCGGCCCGGGCGGCCGGACCGGGCGCGGTTCGAGCGGTCCGCATCGACTCGGGCGATCTGGAGCGTCTCGCCCGGCGCTGCCGCCGGGAGCTCGACGCGGCCGGAATGTCCGACGTCCGGATCTTCGCCAGCGGCGGGCTCGACGAGGACCGGATCGCGGAACTGGTGCGCCGCGGAGCCCCGATCGACGGGTTCGGCGTCGGGACGCGCCTCGCCGTGCCGCAGGACGCGCCGGCTTTCGAGTTCGCCTACAAACTCGTGGAGTATGCCGGGCGTCCCCGCCGGAAGCTCTCCAGCGGCAAGACGACGCTCCCGGGGCGCAAGCAGGTTTTCCGGACGGAAGATCCGGGCGGGCGGGACGTGGTCGAGCTGCTGGAGGCGGCCCCCCCGCCCGCCGGCCGGCCGCTCCTCGAGCCCGTGCCGCTCCGGCCCGGCGCGGGCCCCACGCTCGGCGAGATCCGGGAGCGCGTGGCTCGCGAAATCGCCCGCCTCCCCGCGCGCCTGAGGAGCCTCGAGCCGGCCGACCCCCCTTACGAGGTCGAACTCGGCCCGGCTCTCGCGGCCCTCGCGGCGGGCAACGGCACGCCCTGA
- a CDS encoding helix-turn-helix domain-containing protein, with protein MEFSEIIRVHREQLNLNKKQLAEKVGVTQPYIVQIENDGKIPGDGVVLRLADALGLDRRELLFAAYRARASEDTRHYFHSIFDDLTPTEEFSQPFIEARKDQFESPEFSIRHLSTSADSSYQVALLTAKVPQASFSTHAHSVPQVLVAVEGSFEVTVDGKTVTLSKDRQLSTVVPARTPHKIRSLTTGRLLTVTLGRVVRGGSVAAAARAEV; from the coding sequence ATGGAGTTTTCCGAGATCATTCGCGTGCACCGCGAGCAACTCAATCTGAACAAGAAGCAACTCGCGGAGAAGGTGGGCGTCACCCAGCCCTACATCGTCCAGATCGAAAACGACGGGAAGATCCCGGGGGACGGGGTGGTCCTCCGGCTCGCCGACGCCCTCGGGCTGGACCGGCGGGAGCTCCTGTTCGCCGCTTACCGCGCCCGGGCCTCCGAGGACACGCGGCACTACTTCCACTCGATCTTCGACGATCTGACCCCCACCGAGGAGTTCAGCCAGCCCTTCATCGAGGCGCGGAAGGACCAGTTCGAATCACCGGAGTTCAGCATCCGCCACCTCAGCACGTCGGCCGACAGCAGCTATCAGGTGGCCCTGCTCACCGCGAAGGTGCCGCAAGCGTCCTTCTCCACCCATGCCCACAGCGTGCCGCAGGTCCTGGTGGCCGTGGAGGGTTCGTTCGAGGTCACCGTGGACGGGAAGACGGTCACCCTTTCGAAGGACCGGCAGCTCTCGACGGTGGTCCCCGCCCGAACGCCCCACAAGATCCGGTCGCTCACGACCGGGCGGCTGCTGACCGTGACGCTGGGACGGGTCGTGCGGGGCGGCTCGGTCGCGGCGGCGGCGCGAGCGGAAGTCTGA
- a CDS encoding DUF3344 domain-containing protein — protein sequence MRYDRAVLCLLCVLAAGAVALAWTPDTRAALGTSQALEIGKSGGMIEPRPSVELTVAPSFVIENARHVANGEPLRNRASEGVQVSGVPVGREIVKALLYYNFSDLKEKGEPELPILFDGHKVIGELVADSADPCWKLTGNHTYRFDVTDLISAANPNREYAITTPFDLDTVTTGEDPWNTSVEPKVNNEGVTLIILYATDEPSMVLIYDELPDSMFFERARIELQHPMFSGMSLKGLLTMTGADGQTGRGHDTMVAGERGYLDSVQFSGPPVAPCDWDGSGRLPLSQLWDVHTRIVDLDGESSTIEYEANGDCLVPVAFVIETPVR from the coding sequence ATGCGCTACGACCGTGCTGTGCTCTGCCTGCTCTGCGTGCTCGCCGCGGGGGCGGTGGCGCTCGCCTGGACGCCGGACACGCGCGCGGCGCTCGGAACGTCGCAGGCACTCGAGATCGGGAAGTCCGGCGGGATGATCGAGCCGCGACCCAGCGTCGAGCTCACGGTGGCGCCTTCGTTTGTCATCGAGAATGCCCGGCACGTCGCCAACGGAGAGCCGCTTCGCAACCGTGCCAGCGAGGGCGTGCAGGTCTCCGGCGTTCCGGTGGGCCGCGAGATCGTCAAGGCGCTTCTGTACTACAACTTCTCCGACTTGAAGGAGAAGGGCGAGCCGGAGCTTCCGATCCTGTTCGACGGGCACAAGGTGATCGGCGAACTCGTGGCCGACAGCGCGGACCCGTGCTGGAAGCTGACCGGAAACCACACCTATCGCTTCGACGTGACGGACCTCATCTCCGCGGCGAATCCGAACCGCGAGTACGCGATCACGACCCCCTTCGACCTCGACACCGTGACGACGGGGGAGGACCCCTGGAACACGTCCGTGGAGCCGAAGGTCAACAACGAGGGGGTGACGCTGATCATCCTGTACGCCACCGACGAGCCGTCGATGGTCCTCATCTACGACGAGTTGCCCGACAGCATGTTCTTCGAGCGCGCCCGGATCGAGCTGCAGCACCCCATGTTCTCCGGGATGAGTCTCAAGGGGCTGCTCACGATGACCGGAGCCGACGGGCAGACCGGCCGCGGGCATGACACGATGGTCGCGGGCGAGCGCGGCTACCTGGACAGCGTGCAGTTCTCCGGTCCGCCGGTCGCTCCCTGCGACTGGGACGGCAGCGGGCGGCTGCCGCTCAGCCAGCTCTGGGACGTGCACACCCGCATCGTCGACCTCGACGGCGAAAGCTCGACGATCGAGTACGAGGCGAACGGGGACTGCCTCGTGCCGGTGGCCTTCGTGATCGAAACGCCGGTGCGGTGA
- a CDS encoding LuxR family transcriptional regulator, which translates to MGSFERRIPSPGGRTLQGRGVLAPLEWRMIAERLQLSPRELQVVQSVFDDKKEYAAALDLGISEHTFHTYLERLYRKLGVHSRCELIVRIFAEYRAMRDSRARMSAGEGAAGRATAARATGRTRGGA; encoded by the coding sequence ATGGGATCGTTCGAGCGGAGAATCCCGTCGCCGGGCGGCCGGACCCTGCAAGGACGGGGGGTGCTGGCTCCGCTCGAGTGGCGGATGATCGCGGAAAGGCTCCAGCTCTCGCCGCGCGAGTTGCAGGTCGTCCAGTCGGTGTTCGACGACAAGAAGGAATACGCGGCGGCCTTGGACCTCGGGATTTCCGAGCACACGTTCCACACGTATCTCGAACGCCTGTACCGGAAGCTGGGTGTGCACAGCCGCTGCGAACTGATCGTGCGCATCTTCGCCGAGTACCGGGCCATGCGGGACTCCCGAGCTCGGATGTCGGCTGGCGAGGGGGCGGCCGGCCGGGCGACGGCCGCTCGGGCGACTGGCCGAACGCGAGGCGGCGCGTAG
- a CDS encoding nicotinamidase, with the protein MSEAASPNDALIVVDVQNDFCPGGALPVPAGDEVVPELNAWIAWARAGGALVVASRDWHPAHHCSFEPFGGRWPPHCIAGTPGAAFHPRLEIPDEAVIVSKATQPDRDAYSAFDGTGLETRLRERGVKRVLVGGLALDYCVKATALDAARAGFETVLLRSATRPVEVHPGDGERAVEELRAAGVRILDGRP; encoded by the coding sequence ATGTCCGAAGCCGCGAGCCCGAACGATGCCCTGATCGTCGTCGACGTGCAGAACGACTTCTGCCCCGGCGGCGCGCTGCCCGTGCCCGCGGGCGACGAAGTCGTCCCGGAGCTGAACGCGTGGATCGCCTGGGCCCGTGCAGGCGGCGCCCTCGTGGTCGCGTCCCGGGACTGGCATCCGGCGCACCACTGCAGCTTCGAGCCGTTCGGCGGCCGGTGGCCGCCGCACTGCATCGCGGGCACCCCGGGCGCGGCCTTCCATCCCCGCCTGGAGATCCCCGACGAGGCGGTCATCGTCAGCAAGGCCACGCAGCCGGACCGCGACGCCTACTCCGCCTTCGACGGTACGGGGTTGGAAACGCGGCTGCGCGAGCGGGGCGTGAAGCGGGTTCTCGTCGGCGGACTCGCCCTCGACTACTGCGTGAAGGCGACCGCCCTCGACGCGGCGCGCGCCGGGTTCGAAACGGTCCTCCTGCGTTCCGCGACGCGTCCCGTCGAGGTGCATCCCGGAGACGGCGAGCGCGCGGTCGAGGAACTCCGGGCTGCCGGCGTGCGAATCCTGGACGGACGGCCGTGA